The following is a genomic window from Deltaproteobacteria bacterium.
TATCCCCCGCCCCCTACTCGGCTTTTCTCAATACGGGTGAAATGCAGATTCTTTCCGCCTCGCCGGAATGTTTTTTTGAAATAGTCGGGGATACTATCATCACGCGCCCCATCAAGGGAACTCGAAAACGGTCGCCAGATCTCGCGGAAGACGCACGAATCAGGGAAGATTTGCTGGCTTCAGAAAAAGATCATGCCGAATTGTTGATGATTGTTGACCTGGAGAGGAATGATCTGGGAAAAATCTGCGAATATGGATCGGTAAAGGTCGATTCGCTTTTTCGTCTTGAGACATTCGCCCAGGTGCATCACTTGGTCGCAACGGTCTCGGGACAACTTAAAGCCGACAACACTCCTGTCGATGCCTTGAAAGCCCTTTTCCCCGGCGGCTCCGTTACTGGCGCTCCCAAGATTCGGGCGATGGAAATTATTTGGGAACTTGAGGAGAACCCCCGTTCGGTTTACACGGGAGCGTTGGGCTACATCGGCGCCGGCGGAAATGCCCTGTTTAATATCCCCATTCGGACATTGACCAAGGCAGGAGAAAAAACCTGTTTTCATGCCGGCGGAGGGATTGTGATCGACTCCGACCCGCGGGCGGAATACGAGGAGATGATGGCAAAGGCGGCGGGGATGATTAGGGCGGTGAATGGCGAATAGTGGATGGTGAATGGTGGATGGCGAAGAGATGAAAATTTTTGTTAATGGAAAAATCGTTGACCCATCGGAGGCTAAAATCTCCGTCTTCGACCGCAGTTACCTCTTCGGTGAGGGGCTTTTTGAGACCTTGCGTTCTTACAACGGGGCTCTCCCTTTTTTGGACAGACATCTGGCGCGCCTGGAATGGTCCGCCACTTTTCTTGGTCTGCCGTTTCCCCACCCGCAGAAGATTAAAAAAGGGACCGAGGAACTTCTGCGGGAAAACAAACTCGCCAATGCGCGAATCAAGATCATCCTTTCGGGAATCAACGAAGGGATCAAACCGCAACTGCTCACCCCCAACACGGCGGTCAATCTGCTGATTTTGATGGAAAAATTCGTCCCCCTGCCGGAGACCGATTATGAAACAGGGGTCGGCCTTTCCGTGATTCATTCCGTCCGCAATGAGCCCCCTCCCGTCTCCAACATCAAGACAACGAGCTATGCCTGCAAGATGATCGCCCGGAGCGAGTTCATGGAGCGTGATTCCTTTGACGGCATTTTGCTCGACGCAAACGGCGCCGTAGCCGAGACGACTTCAGCAAATCTCTTTTGGGCGCGGAACGAAACCGTTTTCACCCCTCCAACGAGCATCGGGCTTTTGGGAGGAATCACACGGCAGATTGTGATGGAAATTCTGAAGGAACAAAACGTCCCCCTCAAGGAACAGCTCGTTCAACCCGCCGAGCTTCACGGCGCGAGCGAGGTTTTTTTGACCGGATCGACGCTGGAGGTTCTGCCCGTGATCAAAATCGACGATTGCATCATTGGCAACGGCAAACCGGGGCTGATAACGCAAAAAATCCGCAGTGGATACAAACACCGCGTTAAGAGAGAGATAGCAGGTTGACAGACTTGCTCAGGCTGTTGAGAAAGTTCCAGATGCGAGGCGCCCGCAAGGCCGCAACCGGAGCGTACACGCAAGTACGTGAGGATT
Proteins encoded in this region:
- a CDS encoding aminotransferase class IV, with protein sequence MKIFVNGKIVDPSEAKISVFDRSYLFGEGLFETLRSYNGALPFLDRHLARLEWSATFLGLPFPHPQKIKKGTEELLRENKLANARIKIILSGINEGIKPQLLTPNTAVNLLILMEKFVPLPETDYETGVGLSVIHSVRNEPPPVSNIKTTSYACKMIARSEFMERDSFDGILLDANGAVAETTSANLFWARNETVFTPPTSIGLLGGITRQIVMEILKEQNVPLKEQLVQPAELHGASEVFLTGSTLEVLPVIKIDDCIIGNGKPGLITQKIRSGYKHRVKREIAG